The Mycobacterium riyadhense sequence CTTCCGCCGTTCGCTGACGCCCGGCGGCCCGGATCACCGTCAAACCCACCGCTCCGAGGCACTAATGCAGCACTAATGCCCATTGGTTGAGGACTAGTGGCTCCTGTCCCAACTTCGATGATCACCTAACCTCAGCGGTATTTCAGAGCGCGTTCACTTGCCGACGACATGCCCTCGTCGGTGCCCTCAAATAGGGAGATCCATATGTCAGATCAACACACCCACCCCGGATTTGTGGTCGGCGTCGATGGCTCGCCGTCATCCACAATGGCGGTCGAATGGGCGGCTCGTGACGCTGAGATGCGCAATGTGCCGCTGAAGTTAGTGCACGTCGTGCCTCCCCTGGTGACCGCCGGTGGGGGCCGGTCGGACATCGAAGCGCTGACCGGCTTTGCCCGGGCCCGACGTCATCGCTACCAGGACGGATGAATGTCGGGCCCGGCACGTCCAGCCGTGCACTCACCGGGTTGCCTTGACGATGGCGAAGCCATCGGCCCGTGTTTCGGGTGCACTGTGACACCTTTGACTCCTGACTGCACGACCTCGGATGTCAGGCTCGAAATCAGCTGTTCGGGCGTTTCGACTTTCAGACCCACACTGTGCGCAGCGGCGGTGTGCCGATCGCCCCGTCCGCCGATACCGAACCCAAGCGTTTGCTGCTGATTGGAGTGTTGTGCGGAAGCCCGCCCTGCGCCTGGGTCGTGGGCCCGCGTTGCAGGAGGGCTATTCTGTCGGAGCCGCTTGGCCAACCGCGCCCATCGCAGCTTGCAGTTTGGCGGCCGCTTGATCGGCAATTTCCTGCAGCCCTGCCGGCTGGCCGGCGACCTGGACCATGATTTGCGGGTCCATCGCCTCGACCAGCACCGTGTCGGCCTGACTGTCCAGGTCGGTTCGCACCACGACGTTGCATGGCAACAACTGGCCGATCTGGCGGTCTACCTCAAGAGCGCGGTGCGCCAACGTCGGATTGCAGGCACCGAGGATCACATAATTCTCCATGTCTTCGCCAAGTTTTTGCTTCAGTGTGGCTTTGACGTCGATCGTGGTCAGCACGCCGAAACCCTGATCCGCCAGGGCGCGGGTGGTCCGGTCAACCGCTTCCTCGAACGAGGTGTTCAGCTTGGCGCTCAGACCCGTGGTCATCGCTACTCCTCCTTTGGCTGTCTGTTGTGTGCCGGTAATCGATTGCGCGCCCGAACTTTAGGCTAGGCGCAGAAATACCTCTGGGTGACGAGATCCACCGCAGCCGTGGCCCGGCTCATTCATGTTTACCACCGCGGCGAGCTGTCCCTGGAAGCGGCGAAGCCTGATTGAGCACCGCGGTGATGCTCTGACCCCCTTCCTTCACGTCGCCGACTTGCATCGCACCCCAGGGGTACCAACGAAACCTCGGGAATACCCCACGGGGTATTAGCATTGTATGGGTCATGAGCGAACACAGCCACTACCACGACATCCTCAACGAACTCAACCCGAAGCATCGCACCCTACGCCAGATGATCCCTGACGTGTACCGGGGATTCGCGGAGATGAGCAACGGCGCACTGAACTCAGGGACGTTAGAGCGGAAGTTCAAGGAGCTCATCGCACTTGCCATCGGGGTCGTAGCCGGATGCGATGGCTGCATCGCGTCCCACGCCCAGGGGGCCGTTCGCGCCGGAGCCTCGAAAGAGGAAGCCGCCGAGGCCATTGGCGTAAGCATTCTCATGCACGGTGGGCCGGCCACGATTTACGGTGCGCGTGCTTACGACGCGTTCTGCGAGTTCGTCGATGCGGCTGCCGGCACAGGATCGCCGCGGTGAGCGTCAATCACACCAGTCGGGTGCGTGGCCAGCCAACCTCGTTCTAACTCGCGACTGCACTAAGCCGCACGCCGCAGGTCACTCTCCTGTGTAGCCACGGAAAGGATAAATCACATGACCACAGTGCGGACCCGGATCGCTGAGCGCAAGGCCGCCGCAGCGACCTAGCGGCCCCCACCACTTCGACTCGATATGGTGTGCGCCGGCCGGGGCCCCGACGCGCCGGTCCGGGTAATCGATTGGGCACGAACACCCTTTCCCGAAAAGGGACGCGTGGCCTCAATGCCCGATGACCATTGGCCCTACCCACCGCTGCGGCGTCGGGGACATGCTGCAAGGCGGCGACGATAACTGCTTGAGAAAGGACAGCGTGCAAATGACCATCACTACGGAAGCCACTGTCGCGACGACATCGATGCCGCGCATCGGCGAGACAGCGCCCGCGTTCAGCGCTCTGACCACCCAGGGCGAGATCAACTTTCCCCGCGACTATGAAGGCAAATGGGTCATCCTCTTTTCGCACCCAGCCGACTTCACTCCGGTCTGTACAACCGAGCTCATGACCTTCGCATTGATGCAGCAACAGTTCGCGGCCTACAACACCGAACTCGTGGGACTCTCGGTCGACGGTCTCTACAGCCACATCGCTTGGCTACGAACGATCAAGGACAAAATTGCCTTCCGCGACCTCAAGAACATCGAAATCTCCTACCCAGTCATCGAAGACGTCGCAATGGATGTCGCCAAGAAATACGGGATGATCATGCCCGGCGAAGACTCGAGCAAGGCAGTGCGTGCGGTTTTCGTCGTCGACCATAAGGGAACGATCCGCGCGATCATCTACTATCCGCTAAGCCTGGGCCGCAACTTCAAAGAATTGCTGCGTGTGGTCAAAGCGCTCCAGACAGCGGACCATTTCGGTGTCGCAACACCGGCCGACTGGCGGCCCGGCGAACCGGTAATCCTGCCCGCCCCAGGCTCTAGCGGTACCGCGCAAGAGCGGATGGAGACACAGGTTGGCGATGCTCATTGCGAGGATTGGTTCTTCTGCACCAAAGAACTCACGGTCGACGAAGTCGAATCCGCAATCCGGATTAGGCCACATGTCTGATGGTCACTGCCCGACTCCCCGGATGGCGATCGGTCCTTGCCGTGGTCGCCCACCCCGATGACGAGTCGTTTGGTTTGGGCGCAATTCTTTCCACGTTCGCTGACAACGGGGCAAAGCTTGCGGTGTTGTGTCTGACCCAGGGTGAGGCTTCCACGCTTCACGGTGTCAACGGCGAGCTCGGCGATATCCGCGCCCACGAGCTGGCGGCCGCGGCCACCGAGCTCGGTGTTGGCACGGTGGACCTCTTGAGCTATCCAGACGGGCGGTTGGCCGACACGCCCGCCGATGAATTAGCCGCTGCGGTCGTCGATCTCGCAATGCGACTCGGCACGGAGGGCTTGCTGGTATTCGACCCCACCGGAGTCACCGGGCACCCCGACCATCGGCAGGCGACCGCGGCCGCGCAATCCGCCGCGGCCAAAATGGGGCTTCCGGTGCTGGCATGGACGGTGCCTGCCAGCGTCGCGGACTCACTTAACACCGAATACGGCGCAGGATTTATCGGACATCCGCCCACCGACATCGACCTGATCGTGCTGGTGGACCGAGGCAGGCAGTATCAGGCGGTCCGCCGGCATCGCAGCCAGGCGCTTCCGACCAGCGTGCTGTGGCGACGCCTGGAATCGCTTGGTCGCTACGAGTACCTGCGCTGGCTGCCCCACGCCGGCGACTAGCGACCTCAGCGCAATACCCCCAGCGCGGCGAGCGCGGCATCCACCGAGCGTGCACGCAACTCCTCGTAGGGCGCATCGGGAAACTGGATGCAGCAGTCCTGCAGGCCGCCCAAGGCGA is a genomic window containing:
- a CDS encoding DUF302 domain-containing protein, which codes for MTTGLSAKLNTSFEEAVDRTTRALADQGFGVLTTIDVKATLKQKLGEDMENYVILGACNPTLAHRALEVDRQIGQLLPCNVVVRTDLDSQADTVLVEAMDPQIMVQVAGQPAGLQEIADQAAAKLQAAMGAVGQAAPTE
- a CDS encoding universal stress protein gives rise to the protein MSDQHTHPGFVVGVDGSPSSTMAVEWAARDAEMRNVPLKLVHVVPPLVTAGGGRSDIEALTGFARARRHRYQDG
- a CDS encoding carboxymuconolactone decarboxylase family protein, producing the protein MSEHSHYHDILNELNPKHRTLRQMIPDVYRGFAEMSNGALNSGTLERKFKELIALAIGVVAGCDGCIASHAQGAVRAGASKEEAAEAIGVSILMHGGPATIYGARAYDAFCEFVDAAAGTGSPR
- a CDS encoding peroxiredoxin gives rise to the protein MTITTEATVATTSMPRIGETAPAFSALTTQGEINFPRDYEGKWVILFSHPADFTPVCTTELMTFALMQQQFAAYNTELVGLSVDGLYSHIAWLRTIKDKIAFRDLKNIEISYPVIEDVAMDVAKKYGMIMPGEDSSKAVRAVFVVDHKGTIRAIIYYPLSLGRNFKELLRVVKALQTADHFGVATPADWRPGEPVILPAPGSSGTAQERMETQVGDAHCEDWFFCTKELTVDEVESAIRIRPHV
- a CDS encoding PIG-L deacetylase family protein, whose protein sequence is MVTARLPGWRSVLAVVAHPDDESFGLGAILSTFADNGAKLAVLCLTQGEASTLHGVNGELGDIRAHELAAAATELGVGTVDLLSYPDGRLADTPADELAAAVVDLAMRLGTEGLLVFDPTGVTGHPDHRQATAAAQSAAAKMGLPVLAWTVPASVADSLNTEYGAGFIGHPPTDIDLIVLVDRGRQYQAVRRHRSQALPTSVLWRRLESLGRYEYLRWLPHAGD